A portion of the Kineococcus endophyticus genome contains these proteins:
- a CDS encoding ATP-binding SpoIIE family protein phosphatase, which yields MPASSPQALALGEPAAVLLLAPGAGTLLAADAGARGLAGGRGLPRTLEDFRVAAGLPAGTVWQAASAGRPVLGELLAGDLWCSADVVPGRDEVVVVLAPVDRAHASAGGVSVVAAAPGAALSAVREGRFVVDAVDGAWTRTTGVAAGDVEHRPAHHLLRTRDQRALGELDRALASAEPVSLTVLDQRADGSDFLHHVRTVPLLDRAGAVCHVLTWHSDVTRRTAADRTAGARLDVLTRLDAGVGDAVDGPRDPGTPPAPPDADRVLQDVARVLGDQLVAGALVVRARERSGRTDLEVVAAHGKRLHALLGRRLSRGRAAAPDPLLDACTRELTDLADVPDEPGSVAAWLHGMCTDSDHPGAAATGTSALAVPLRGQQEVLGLLVVCPHPTGLAPQDRAVVVGAAARTALLLENARLHAREHDLAETLQRSLLPDAAGLVGIDGLDVWTFYAPNADHSQVGGDWYDVLPAPADGGGSAVAGIVVGDVVGHDVEAAAAMGQIRSVVRSAAHDVDDPGSVLMRVDQLAGGLGIGRMASLVYATLQRLDDGGWEMAWSSAGHLPPLLRRGAGGGSPAGHRVEVLSEATGTLVGLGERPRPTRERALSPGDVLVLYTDGLIETRSRPMRDGLEVLVEVLARSSARDAAGIGEELLAGLGETPEDDTAIVVVRVPEESERDGEPLPTADTPRRRRWQLPSEPSSIGKARHATLRACAVWGLDCGPRAEIVVSELVANAVLHGWGTIGLRLFDLEGHLRIEVEDDSPEQPQLVDARPDGGGGHGMRLVASLGRWGSTPTRRGKIVWVEISTGEDRA from the coding sequence ATGCCGGCCAGCAGTCCGCAGGCGCTCGCCCTCGGCGAGCCCGCTGCCGTGCTGCTGCTGGCCCCCGGCGCGGGGACGCTGCTGGCCGCGGACGCCGGGGCCCGGGGGCTCGCCGGCGGGCGGGGGTTGCCGCGGACCCTGGAGGACTTCCGGGTCGCGGCGGGTCTGCCCGCGGGGACCGTCTGGCAGGCCGCTTCCGCGGGCCGCCCGGTCCTCGGTGAGCTGCTGGCGGGGGACCTGTGGTGCAGCGCCGACGTCGTGCCGGGCCGCGACGAGGTCGTGGTCGTCCTGGCCCCCGTCGACCGGGCCCACGCCTCCGCGGGCGGCGTCTCCGTCGTCGCGGCCGCGCCCGGGGCCGCCCTGTCCGCCGTGCGGGAGGGCCGCTTCGTCGTCGACGCGGTCGACGGGGCCTGGACCCGCACCACGGGTGTCGCAGCCGGGGACGTCGAGCACCGACCCGCCCACCACCTCCTGCGCACCCGCGACCAGCGGGCGCTCGGTGAGCTCGACCGGGCGCTCGCCAGCGCGGAGCCGGTGTCCCTGACGGTCCTGGACCAGCGCGCGGACGGCTCCGACTTCCTGCACCACGTCCGCACCGTGCCGCTCCTGGACCGCGCCGGTGCGGTCTGCCACGTCCTGACCTGGCACAGCGACGTCACCCGCCGGACCGCCGCGGACCGGACCGCCGGGGCCCGCCTGGACGTCCTCACCCGCCTCGACGCCGGCGTCGGCGACGCGGTCGACGGGCCGCGCGACCCGGGGACGCCGCCCGCCCCGCCCGACGCCGACCGGGTCCTGCAGGACGTCGCCCGCGTCCTCGGCGACCAGCTCGTGGCCGGTGCGCTCGTCGTCCGGGCGCGGGAGCGGTCCGGGCGCACCGACCTCGAGGTGGTCGCCGCGCACGGCAAGCGGCTGCACGCGCTGCTCGGCCGGCGCCTGTCCCGCGGCCGGGCCGCCGCGCCCGACCCGTTGCTCGACGCCTGCACGCGCGAGCTGACCGACCTCGCCGACGTCCCGGACGAGCCGGGTTCGGTGGCCGCGTGGCTGCACGGGATGTGCACGGACTCCGACCACCCCGGGGCCGCCGCGACGGGCACGTCCGCGCTCGCCGTCCCGTTGAGAGGGCAGCAGGAGGTCCTCGGGCTGCTCGTCGTGTGCCCGCACCCGACCGGGCTGGCGCCGCAGGACCGCGCCGTCGTGGTGGGTGCGGCGGCGCGGACGGCCCTGCTGCTGGAGAACGCTCGACTGCACGCACGGGAGCACGACTTGGCGGAAACACTGCAGCGCAGCCTGTTGCCGGACGCGGCGGGGCTCGTCGGCATCGACGGGCTCGACGTCTGGACCTTCTACGCGCCCAACGCCGACCACTCGCAGGTGGGCGGCGACTGGTACGACGTGCTGCCCGCCCCGGCCGACGGCGGCGGCAGCGCGGTGGCCGGCATCGTCGTCGGCGACGTCGTCGGGCACGACGTCGAGGCGGCCGCGGCCATGGGGCAGATCCGCTCCGTCGTCCGCTCGGCGGCGCACGACGTCGACGACCCCGGCAGCGTCCTCATGCGCGTCGACCAGCTCGCCGGCGGGCTCGGCATCGGCCGGATGGCCTCCCTCGTCTACGCGACGCTGCAGCGCCTGGACGACGGCGGCTGGGAGATGGCCTGGTCCAGCGCCGGGCACCTGCCCCCGCTGCTGCGGCGCGGCGCCGGGGGCGGATCGCCCGCCGGTCACCGCGTCGAGGTCCTCAGCGAGGCGACGGGCACGCTCGTGGGTCTCGGCGAGCGCCCGCGTCCCACCCGCGAACGCGCGCTGTCGCCCGGCGACGTCCTGGTGCTCTACACCGACGGCCTCATCGAGACGCGTTCGCGCCCCATGCGCGACGGCCTCGAGGTGCTGGTCGAGGTGCTGGCCCGCTCCAGCGCCCGCGACGCCGCCGGCATCGGCGAGGAGCTGCTCGCCGGTCTCGGTGAGACGCCCGAGGACGACACCGCGATCGTCGTCGTGCGGGTGCCGGAGGAGTCCGAGCGCGACGGCGAGCCGCTGCCGACGGCCGACACCCCGCGCCGCCGCCGCTGGCAGCTGCCGTCCGAACCGTCCTCGATCGGCAAGGCGCGGCACGCGACGTTGCGCGCCTGCGCCGTGTGGGGCCTGGACTGCGGGCCGCGGGCCGAGATCGTCGTCTCCGAGCTCGTCGCCAACGCGGTCCTGCACGGCTGGGGCACGATCGGGCTGCGCCTGTTCGACCTCGAGGGCCACCTGCGCATCGAGGTCGAGGACGACAGCCCCGAGCAGCCGCAGCTCGTCGACGCGCGCCCCGACGGCGGCGGGGGCCACGGGATGCGCCTCGTCGCATCGCTGGGACGGTGGGGGAGCACACCCACCCGGCGCGGCAAGATCGTCTGGGTCGAGATCAGCACTGGAGAGGACCGAGCGTGA
- a CDS encoding STAS domain-containing protein: protein MPQVRSVDPGSVHVLYEPRATRVVLTGEIDAELGPDLLEAAEDALSSGRPLQVDAHHVTFMDSTGLAFLARLASRSKAHRVTLIRPPAVVKFLIETTNIVQLLDVVDEEPGLSSAADGDGPQPA, encoded by the coding sequence GTGCCCCAGGTGCGCTCGGTGGACCCGGGCTCGGTGCACGTCCTCTACGAACCCCGGGCCACCCGCGTGGTGCTCACCGGCGAGATCGACGCCGAACTCGGCCCCGACCTGCTCGAGGCCGCCGAGGACGCGCTGAGCTCCGGCCGTCCGCTGCAGGTCGACGCCCACCACGTGACCTTCATGGACTCGACCGGCCTCGCCTTCCTGGCACGGCTGGCCTCGCGGTCCAAGGCGCACCGGGTGACGCTCATCCGTCCCCCGGCCGTGGTGAAGTTCCTCATCGAGACGACGAACATCGTCCAGCTGCTCGACGTCGTCGACGAGGAGCCGGGCCTGAGCAGCGCCGCGGACGGGGACGGCCCGCAGCCCGCCTGA
- the fbaA gene encoding class II fructose-bisphosphate aldolase, protein MPIATPDVYAEMLDRAKAGSFAYPAINISSSITLNAAIRGFAEAESDGIVQVSTGGAEFLSGTTVKDMVLGSQALAEYAHHVAKAYDVNIALHTDHCPKDKLDGFVRPLLAISAERVKSGRDPLFQSHMWDGSAVPLEENLQIAQELLAQAAAARIVLEVEIGVVGGEEDGVAHEINDKLYTTVEDALATVDALGTGEKGRYMAALTFGNVHGVYKPGGVKLRPEILKQIQDEVGSRVGKDKPFDLVFHGGSGSSAQEISDAVDYGVIKMNIDTDTQYAFTRPIVGHMFTNYDGVLKVDDEVGNKKAYDPRAWGKVGETGMAARVVEAAQNLRSAGKSVK, encoded by the coding sequence ATGCCCATCGCCACCCCGGACGTCTACGCCGAGATGCTGGACCGCGCGAAGGCCGGTTCCTTCGCCTACCCGGCCATCAACATCTCCTCCTCGATCACGTTGAACGCGGCCATCCGCGGCTTCGCCGAGGCCGAGAGCGACGGCATCGTGCAGGTCTCCACCGGCGGGGCCGAGTTCCTGTCCGGCACCACGGTCAAGGACATGGTCCTGGGCTCGCAGGCGCTGGCCGAGTACGCCCACCACGTCGCCAAGGCGTACGACGTCAACATCGCGCTGCACACCGACCACTGCCCCAAGGACAAGCTCGACGGGTTCGTCCGCCCGCTGCTCGCGATCTCCGCCGAGCGCGTCAAGAGCGGTCGCGACCCGCTGTTCCAGTCGCACATGTGGGACGGCTCGGCCGTGCCGCTGGAGGAGAACCTGCAGATCGCCCAGGAGCTCCTGGCCCAGGCCGCCGCCGCCAGGATCGTCCTCGAGGTCGAGATCGGCGTCGTCGGGGGCGAGGAGGACGGCGTCGCCCACGAGATCAACGACAAGCTGTACACGACGGTCGAGGACGCCCTGGCCACCGTCGACGCGCTCGGCACCGGCGAGAAGGGCCGGTACATGGCCGCCCTGACGTTCGGCAACGTGCACGGCGTCTACAAGCCCGGCGGCGTGAAGCTGCGCCCGGAGATCCTCAAGCAGATCCAGGACGAGGTCGGCTCGCGCGTCGGCAAGGACAAGCCCTTCGACCTCGTCTTCCACGGCGGGTCCGGCTCGTCGGCCCAGGAGATCAGCGACGCCGTGGACTACGGGGTCATCAAGATGAACATCGACACCGACACCCAGTACGCGTTCACACGCCCCATCGTCGGCCACATGTTCACCAACTACGACGGCGTCCTCAAGGTCGACGACGAGGTCGGCAACAAGAAGGCGTACGACCCGCGCGCGTGGGGCAAGGTCGGCGAGACCGGCATGGCCGCGCGCGTCGTCGAGGCCGCGCAGAACCTCCGCAGCGCGGGCAAGTCGGTCAAGTGA
- a CDS encoding type 1 glutamine amidotransferase domain-containing protein, whose product MTDATFTGKLTGKKIAFLVAGEGIEQVELTEPWKAVQEAGGEPVLLSLEPGTVQAFDHLDKADTFDVDVVVDDASPSEYAALVLPGGVANPDALRTSRSAVTFVQQFAASTRPIAAICHAPWTLAEADVLTGRRMTSWPSLQTDLRNAGAEWVDEEVVVDRNGPGPLVTSRNPDDLPAFNRALLEALS is encoded by the coding sequence ATGACGGACGCAACGTTCACGGGCAAGCTCACGGGCAAGAAGATCGCGTTCCTCGTCGCGGGCGAGGGCATCGAGCAGGTCGAGCTGACGGAACCGTGGAAGGCGGTGCAGGAGGCCGGCGGCGAGCCGGTGCTGTTGTCCCTGGAGCCCGGCACGGTCCAGGCGTTCGACCACCTCGACAAGGCCGACACCTTCGACGTGGACGTCGTCGTCGACGACGCCAGCCCGTCGGAGTACGCCGCCCTCGTCCTGCCCGGCGGCGTCGCGAACCCCGACGCCCTGCGCACCTCGCGCTCCGCGGTGACCTTCGTCCAGCAGTTCGCTGCCTCCACGCGGCCCATCGCCGCCATCTGCCACGCGCCGTGGACGCTGGCCGAGGCCGACGTGCTGACGGGCCGGCGGATGACGTCGTGGCCCTCCCTGCAGACGGACCTGCGCAACGCGGGCGCCGAGTGGGTCGACGAGGAGGTCGTCGTGGACCGCAACGGCCCCGGCCCCCTGGTGACGAGCCGCAACCCCGACGACCTGCCGGCGTTCAACCGCGCGCTGCTGGAGGCGTTGTCGTGA
- a CDS encoding TIGR03557 family F420-dependent LLM class oxidoreductase, translating into MSAPGIGYTCMSEQSDPRWLVRDARAAEEAGFDTVVFSDHASPWLTSQGHAPYAWSVLGAVAATTSRVELMTYVTCPTVRYHPAIVAQKAATVQILSEGRFVLGLGSGENLNEHVVGHGWPAVEERQDMLVEACEIISNLFDGDLLTYAGEYFRVDSHRLWDVPEHRVPIAVAISGEKSATRFSPLADHAIAVEPDAALKAWDAARETGQQPSRKIGQMPVSWGSDKDAAIARAHEQFRWFAGGWKVNADLPTTAGFAGATQFVRPEDVAGQIPCGNDVDAVVEAASAYFEAGFTDLALVQIGGEHQEEFLAAAKSDIIPALREAAQGSDPSPS; encoded by the coding sequence GTGAGCGCGCCCGGCATCGGCTACACCTGCATGAGCGAGCAGTCCGACCCGCGCTGGCTCGTCCGCGACGCCCGTGCGGCCGAGGAGGCGGGGTTCGACACCGTCGTGTTCTCCGACCACGCCTCGCCGTGGCTGACGTCGCAGGGCCACGCGCCGTACGCCTGGTCGGTCCTCGGCGCGGTGGCCGCCACGACGTCGCGCGTGGAACTCATGACGTACGTGACGTGCCCGACGGTCCGGTACCACCCCGCGATCGTCGCCCAGAAGGCCGCGACGGTGCAGATCCTGTCCGAGGGACGCTTCGTCCTCGGCCTGGGGTCGGGCGAGAACCTCAACGAGCACGTCGTCGGCCACGGCTGGCCCGCCGTCGAGGAACGCCAGGACATGCTCGTCGAGGCGTGCGAGATCATCTCGAACCTCTTCGACGGCGACCTGCTCACCTACGCGGGTGAGTACTTCCGCGTCGACTCCCACCGGTTGTGGGACGTCCCCGAGCACCGGGTGCCGATCGCCGTGGCGATCAGCGGGGAGAAGTCCGCCACGCGGTTCTCCCCCCTGGCCGACCACGCCATCGCGGTCGAACCCGACGCGGCGCTGAAGGCCTGGGACGCAGCCCGGGAGACCGGCCAGCAGCCCAGCCGGAAGATCGGGCAGATGCCCGTCAGCTGGGGTTCGGACAAGGACGCCGCGATCGCCCGCGCCCACGAGCAGTTCCGCTGGTTCGCCGGCGGCTGGAAGGTGAACGCCGACCTCCCGACAACGGCGGGTTTCGCCGGGGCCACGCAGTTCGTGCGGCCGGAGGACGTCGCCGGGCAGATCCCCTGCGGGAACGACGTGGACGCCGTCGTCGAGGCGGCGTCGGCGTACTTCGAGGCGGGCTTCACCGACCTCGCCCTCGTCCAGATCGGCGGTGAGCACCAGGAGGAGTTCCTGGCGGCCGCGAAGTCCGACATCATCCCGGCGCTGCGCGAGGCGGCCCAGGGATCGGACCCCTCCCCGAGCTGA
- a CDS encoding pyridoxal phosphate-dependent decarboxylase family protein has product MHDETPAGTSARMHETTTENEAALDLVLDYSRKRLTARDLPLDKSVSSADLRRLAPPAVTEDGIGAARALAVFEHVLAPACITTDHPRYLSFIPSAPSKAAAAFDIVVSASALYGGSWLEGAGAVHAENEVLRWLADEFGLPAGSGGVFVQGGTLGNLSALVAAREDARGRGTAPGRWAVVCSAEAHSSIASAARVMDVDVVAVAPGEDGVLRGDAVRAALDEHGERVFAVVATAGSTNFGIVDDLAGIAEVTTERGTWLHVDGAYGLAGRLSTRRREVFAGLEHADSVIVDPHKWLFAPFDACALIYRDPERGRRAHTQHAEYLDTLTETKDWSPSDFAAHLTRRPRGLPTWFSLATYGVRAYREAIDAAIDLAAEIGRVIAGRPELSLVREPQLSVVVFERVGWTKADYDAWSARLLDEQLAFVTPSSHRGRPNARFAIVNPRTTIEDLTAILDTMS; this is encoded by the coding sequence ATGCACGACGAGACCCCCGCGGGCACGTCCGCGCGCATGCACGAGACGACCACCGAGAACGAGGCGGCCCTCGACCTCGTGCTCGACTACTCCCGCAAGCGGTTGACGGCGCGCGACCTGCCTCTGGACAAGTCCGTCAGCAGCGCCGACCTGCGCCGTCTCGCACCGCCGGCCGTCACCGAGGACGGCATCGGTGCCGCCCGGGCGCTGGCCGTGTTCGAGCACGTGCTGGCGCCCGCCTGCATCACGACCGACCACCCGCGCTACCTGTCGTTCATCCCCTCCGCGCCCTCCAAGGCCGCCGCGGCCTTCGACATCGTCGTCTCGGCGAGCGCCCTCTACGGGGGTTCCTGGCTCGAGGGGGCCGGGGCCGTGCACGCCGAGAACGAGGTGCTGCGCTGGCTCGCCGACGAGTTCGGGCTGCCCGCCGGTTCCGGCGGGGTCTTCGTCCAGGGCGGGACCCTCGGCAACCTCTCCGCGCTCGTCGCCGCCCGGGAGGACGCCCGTGGTCGAGGGACCGCGCCGGGTCGCTGGGCCGTCGTCTGCAGCGCCGAGGCGCACTCCTCGATCGCGTCGGCCGCCCGGGTCATGGACGTCGACGTCGTGGCCGTGGCTCCGGGCGAGGACGGCGTCCTGCGCGGCGACGCCGTCCGCGCAGCCCTCGACGAGCACGGCGAGCGGGTGTTCGCGGTGGTGGCCACCGCGGGGTCCACGAACTTCGGCATCGTCGACGACCTGGCCGGCATCGCCGAGGTCACCACCGAGCGCGGGACCTGGTTGCACGTCGACGGCGCCTACGGTCTGGCCGGCAGGCTGTCGACGCGGCGCCGCGAGGTGTTCGCCGGCCTCGAGCACGCCGACTCCGTCATCGTGGACCCGCACAAGTGGTTGTTCGCACCGTTCGACGCGTGCGCGCTCATCTACCGCGACCCTGAACGCGGGCGTCGCGCCCACACCCAGCACGCCGAGTACCTCGACACCCTGACCGAGACGAAGGACTGGAGCCCCTCGGACTTCGCCGCCCACCTCACCCGGCGTCCGCGCGGGCTGCCGACGTGGTTCTCGCTGGCGACCTACGGGGTCCGGGCCTACCGGGAGGCGATCGACGCGGCCATCGACCTGGCGGCCGAGATCGGCCGGGTCATCGCCGGGCGCCCGGAACTGTCCCTCGTGCGCGAGCCGCAGTTGTCCGTCGTGGTGTTCGAGCGCGTGGGCTGGACGAAGGCCGACTACGACGCCTGGTCGGCGCGGCTGCTGGACGAGCAGCTCGCGTTCGTGACGCCGAGCAGCCACCGGGGCCGCCCCAACGCGCGGTTCGCGATCGTCAACCCGCGCACGACGATCGAGGACCTCACCGCGATCCTGGACACGATGAGCTGA
- a CDS encoding allantoate amidohydrolase gives MPETAQLLAAIADTGRDPVRGGYSRPVFASAERELLEWYRAELGRRGLESETDRNGVVWAWWNPAGVPLRDAVVTGSHLDSVPGGGAFDGPLGVASALRSLDLVRERGVEPVRPLGLAVFPEEEGSRFGVACLGSRLLTGAIAPERALALTDPDGNTFADVARGAGLDPAGFGRDDEALARIGCFVELHVEQGRGLVDLGAPVAVASSVIGHGRWRFTVHGQGNHAGTTLLADRHDPLLVAALVVAAAREVAAAHPGTRATVGRLNPVPGGTNVIASRVDLWLDVRHPEDAVTAAVVAEVSRRATGLAAAEGCTVDVREESLSPTVDFDVPLSRRLSGVLPGAPLLATGAGHDAGVLAERVPTAMLFTRNPTGVSHSPEEFCTDDDAELGSVALADVLADLLV, from the coding sequence GTGCCTGAGACCGCGCAGCTGCTGGCCGCCATCGCCGACACGGGCCGCGACCCCGTGCGCGGTGGGTACTCCCGACCCGTCTTCGCGAGCGCGGAACGTGAACTGCTCGAGTGGTACCGCGCCGAACTCGGCCGCCGCGGCCTCGAGAGCGAGACCGACCGGAACGGCGTCGTCTGGGCGTGGTGGAACCCCGCCGGGGTGCCGCTGCGGGACGCCGTCGTCACCGGCAGCCACCTCGACTCGGTCCCGGGGGGCGGCGCCTTCGACGGGCCGCTCGGAGTCGCCTCCGCCTTGCGCTCCCTCGACCTGGTCCGCGAGCGCGGGGTGGAACCCGTCCGGCCCCTGGGGCTGGCGGTGTTCCCGGAGGAGGAGGGGTCCCGGTTCGGCGTCGCGTGCCTCGGCTCGCGGTTGCTGACGGGGGCGATCGCCCCCGAGCGCGCGCTCGCCCTCACCGACCCCGACGGGAACACCTTCGCGGACGTCGCCCGCGGCGCCGGGCTCGACCCGGCGGGTTTCGGACGTGACGACGAGGCGTTGGCCCGCATCGGCTGCTTCGTGGAACTCCACGTCGAACAGGGCCGGGGCCTCGTCGACCTCGGCGCCCCCGTGGCCGTCGCGTCGTCCGTCATCGGGCACGGGCGGTGGCGGTTCACGGTCCACGGTCAGGGGAACCACGCCGGGACGACCCTGCTCGCCGACCGCCACGACCCGCTGCTCGTGGCGGCCCTCGTCGTCGCGGCCGCCCGGGAGGTCGCCGCCGCGCACCCCGGGACGCGGGCGACGGTGGGACGGCTGAACCCGGTGCCGGGCGGGACGAACGTCATCGCCTCCCGCGTCGACCTCTGGCTCGACGTGCGTCACCCCGAGGACGCGGTGACCGCGGCCGTCGTCGCCGAGGTCTCCCGGCGCGCAACCGGGCTCGCGGCCGCCGAGGGCTGCACCGTGGACGTCCGCGAGGAGTCCCTCAGCCCGACCGTCGACTTCGACGTCCCCCTGTCCCGCAGGTTGTCCGGGGTCCTGCCCGGCGCGCCGCTGCTCGCGACCGGCGCGGGTCACGACGCGGGCGTCCTGGCCGAGCGGGTCCCGACCGCCATGCTCTTCACCCGGAACCCCACGGGTGTCTCGCACTCGCCCGAGGAGTTCTGCACCGACGACGACGCCGAACTCGGGTCCGTCGCCCTCGCCGACGTGCTGGCCGACCTCCTGGTGTGA
- a CDS encoding FAD-dependent oxidoreductase encodes MSSEFLVVGAGLAGASAAWRLAQRGFSVTLVERDVPASERGSSHGSARIFRYAYPERVYVDLVGAGEPGWAELSALHGSDLVQRCGALDFGARRGPHGLAAVLASAGVEHELLSRDDARDRWPHIAFDTDVLLHRAGGVLDAESTVTTMVSAAQALGAEVLTGWPLRRLERTGAGFTAHAEDGRTLSAGRVVVAAGGWLPDLLGDLGLPSGFLAALPPLRVTEENAFHFPYRDGADEWPTLIHDRDEICVYALPGGRDAHFRGQKVAEFAAGRAIGSAAARTGRVDPANRERVVEHVRRFLPGLVPEPYAETTCLFTNTPTEDFVVDEADGVTVVSPCSGHGAKFAPVLGQLAADVALRAGSGAASVPDRFRVGSARA; translated from the coding sequence GTGAGTTCGGAGTTCCTCGTCGTCGGCGCCGGGTTGGCGGGTGCCTCGGCCGCCTGGCGGCTGGCGCAGCGCGGGTTCTCGGTGACCCTCGTCGAGCGCGACGTGCCGGCGTCCGAGCGCGGCAGTTCGCACGGCTCGGCGCGCATCTTCCGCTACGCCTACCCCGAGCGGGTGTACGTCGACCTCGTCGGCGCCGGCGAACCCGGCTGGGCGGAACTGTCCGCGCTGCACGGGTCCGACCTCGTGCAGCGCTGCGGAGCACTGGACTTCGGGGCACGGCGCGGCCCGCACGGGCTGGCGGCAGTCCTGGCCTCCGCGGGTGTCGAGCACGAACTGCTGTCCCGGGACGACGCCCGCGACCGCTGGCCGCACATCGCGTTCGACACCGACGTCCTCCTGCACCGGGCCGGCGGCGTGCTGGACGCCGAGTCCACCGTCACGACGATGGTGTCGGCGGCGCAGGCGCTCGGGGCGGAGGTGCTCACCGGGTGGCCGCTGCGGCGGCTGGAGCGGACCGGGGCGGGGTTCACCGCGCACGCCGAGGACGGGCGCACCCTGTCGGCCGGTCGTGTCGTCGTCGCGGCGGGCGGCTGGCTGCCCGACCTCCTCGGTGACCTGGGGCTGCCGAGCGGGTTCCTCGCCGCCCTGCCGCCGCTGCGGGTGACGGAGGAGAACGCGTTCCACTTCCCCTACCGGGACGGCGCGGACGAGTGGCCCACGCTCATCCACGACCGCGACGAGATCTGCGTCTACGCGCTGCCCGGCGGACGCGACGCGCACTTCCGGGGGCAGAAGGTGGCCGAGTTCGCCGCGGGGCGGGCCATCGGCTCCGCCGCGGCGCGGACGGGCCGCGTCGACCCCGCCAACCGGGAGCGGGTCGTGGAACACGTGCGCCGGTTCCTGCCCGGCCTCGTTCCGGAGCCGTACGCCGAGACGACGTGCCTGTTCACGAACACCCCCACCGAGGACTTCGTCGTCGACGAGGCCGACGGGGTGACCGTCGTGTCCCCGTGCTCGGGGCACGGCGCCAAGTTCGCGCCCGTCCTCGGCCAGCTCGCGGCCGACGTCGCCCTGCGGGCGGGATCCGGTGCGGCGTCCGTGCCGGACCGGTTCCGGGTAGGTTCGGCCCGTGCCTGA
- a CDS encoding HutD/Ves family protein: protein MRTVTYEELPDVPWRNGLGTTREVHRDERWRLSIATITAPGPFSVFPGVDRTVVVARGQLVLTVEGRVHRLGPGDLLRFAGEAAVTAEPDGDVTAVNVMTTRPHEAQVRVGVPEQAVVAVDLSTLQSHVAVAAGDLARRAVVVEAVS, encoded by the coding sequence GTGCGGACGGTCACCTACGAGGAACTCCCGGACGTGCCCTGGCGCAACGGGCTCGGCACGACGCGGGAGGTGCACCGCGACGAGCGGTGGCGGCTCAGCATCGCCACGATCACCGCGCCCGGGCCGTTCTCCGTCTTCCCGGGGGTGGACCGCACGGTCGTGGTGGCCCGCGGACAGCTCGTGCTGACGGTCGAGGGCCGGGTGCACCGCCTCGGGCCCGGGGACCTCCTCCGGTTCGCCGGGGAAGCCGCCGTCACCGCCGAGCCGGACGGCGACGTCACGGCCGTCAACGTCATGACGACGCGTCCGCACGAGGCCCAGGTGCGGGTCGGCGTCCCCGAGCAGGCCGTGGTGGCCGTCGACCTGTCCACGTTGCAGTCCCACGTCGCCGTCGCTGCCGGAGACCTCGCGCGACGCGCCGTCGTGGTGGAGGCGGTCTCGTGA
- a CDS encoding alpha/beta hydrolase family esterase — protein sequence MSRRTSLALAAVAVVAVAASTASSAGAAPATPAPRAAACTPTLPPGTQTVPIRFAGATTDVQVFVPSHRPTRVPLVLDLHGSSSNGPTQAGISDLKAVAEREGFVVANPTAAIELPPTDPPLAGGSWAWNVPGVPTTAGQFPPAGARDDVAFLSALLDQLGAAACVDTRRTYATGYSGGGRMASALACEVSDRIAAIAPVAGLRAGRPAPDEVSVPEVQGCTPREPVAVLTFHGTADGVNPYDGSDDLRWGYSAPVAAQTWARLNDCRTGPLRTTLTEHVTVTTYTRCAGGADVEFQRIVGGGHTWPGADEPEGPLGPITQEVDASETMWAFFEAHPKHV from the coding sequence GTGTCCCGTCGAACCTCGCTCGCCCTCGCCGCGGTCGCCGTCGTGGCGGTGGCGGCGTCCACCGCCAGCAGTGCCGGTGCCGCGCCGGCGACACCCGCTCCACGGGCGGCCGCGTGCACGCCCACGTTGCCGCCGGGGACGCAGACCGTGCCGATCCGCTTCGCGGGTGCCACCACCGACGTCCAGGTGTTCGTCCCCTCGCACCGCCCGACGCGCGTCCCGCTCGTCCTCGACCTGCACGGCAGCAGTTCCAACGGCCCGACCCAGGCCGGCATCAGCGACCTGAAGGCCGTCGCCGAGCGGGAAGGGTTCGTCGTGGCCAACCCCACGGCAGCCATCGAGCTCCCGCCGACGGACCCGCCCCTGGCTGGAGGGAGCTGGGCCTGGAACGTGCCGGGCGTTCCCACGACCGCCGGTCAGTTCCCACCGGCGGGCGCCCGGGACGACGTCGCCTTCCTCTCCGCCCTGCTCGACCAGCTCGGGGCTGCGGCCTGCGTCGACACCCGTCGCACCTACGCAACGGGCTACTCCGGCGGGGGACGCATGGCCTCCGCCCTGGCCTGCGAAGTGTCCGACCGGATCGCGGCCATCGCCCCGGTCGCCGGGCTGCGCGCCGGACGCCCGGCGCCGGACGAGGTGTCCGTACCGGAGGTCCAGGGCTGCACGCCACGGGAACCCGTCGCGGTGCTCACGTTCCACGGCACCGCTGACGGGGTGAACCCGTACGACGGCAGCGACGACCTGCGCTGGGGGTACTCCGCCCCCGTCGCGGCGCAGACCTGGGCGCGGCTCAACGACTGCCGCACCGGACCGCTCCGCACGACGCTCACCGAGCACGTCACCGTCACGACGTACACCCGGTGCGCAGGGGGTGCCGACGTGGAGTTCCAGCGCATCGTCGGCGGTGGTCACACCTGGCCGGGCGCCGACGAACCGGAAGGACCGCTCGGGCCCATCACGCAGGAGGTCGACGCGTCCGAGACGATGTGGGCGTTCTTCGAGGCGCACCCGAAGCACGTCTGA